A segment of the Streptomyces diastaticus subsp. diastaticus genome:
ACGGCGTCCAGCGCGGGGTGTCTGAGACCCTTGCGCCACACCAGGGAGACCGGGGAGAGCGGCACCGGGTCGGTCAGCGGGCGCAGCACGCACCCGGGCATCGCGGGGAAGTCGACCACGGCGAGCACCGGATGCCGGTACTTCGCCATGACACGTTCGAATTCCTCGCGGCCGACGGCGAGCGGCGCGGGCGGCGAGACGCGGATGCCCCGGCCGGCGAAGAGCTCGTGGGCCAGGCCGGTCCACTCGGGGGTGCGGGGGTTGCCCGCACCGGCGTAGACGGACTCCCCGGCGAGGGCGCCGAGCGGTACCTCGGCCCGGTCGGCGAGCGGGTGGTCCTCGGGCAGGACGACCGCCATGGGTTCGAGCCGTACGGGCTGGTGGCCGAGCTGGTCGCGCAGGGCGGGTTCGAGTCCGGCCCAGCGCCCGAAGGACGCGTCGAGGCGCCCGGCGGCGATCTCCAGGGCCGCGCCGGTCAGCCCGCTCTCGTACCGGGCCATCACCTCCAGGTCGGGGACGAGGCGACGGGCGTGCTCCAGGACGCGTTCGAAGACGAGGCCGGGCGAGTTGACGTCGACCAGCAGCGGGCGGGCCTGCCCGAAGGCGGCCGCCAGCTCCTCGTGGGCGGCGAGCACGCGGCGGGCGTAGGGGAGAAGGCGCTCGCCGTCGGCGGTGAGTTCGACCCGGCGGGTGGAACGGAGCAGCAGCTCGGTGCCGAGTTCCGCCTCCAGCCGCCGCACGTCGCGGCTGAGGGCCTGCTGGGCGACGTAGAGGCGGGCGGCGGCCCGGGTGAAGTGGAGTTCCTCGGCGACGGCCAGGAAGGCGCGCAACAGGCGCGGCGCGGGCTCGGGTGGCGACATCCGGCGAACTTACAACGAAAGTGCGTGAACGGGCGCGGCTCAGGTGTTGGACCCCCGCACCCGCCCCGCCGCAGACTCCTGCCATGCCCTCCCTCCCCGCGCTCCGGCGCCGCCCCGCCCTGCCCGCCTCCACCACCCGGTGCGCCGTCTCCGGCCACACCCTGGTCCTCGCCGCTCCGCCCAGGCCGCCGGAATCGGGTCCCCCCGGCCCACCGCCCCCACGCCGGCCGCGACGGGGCCCCGGCCCGCCGGGGCACCGGGCCCGCCGCCCGGACGCCTCCGGCCCCGGGGCACCGGAGTCCGGGCGCCCCTCCTACCCGGCCCTGCTGCGCCTCCCCGGCGCCGCCGCCTTCACCCTCGGCGGACTGCTGGCGCGGCTGCCCGCGGGGATGTTCTCGGTCAGCGCGGTCCTGATGATCGCCGCCTCCCGTGGCTCGTACGCGCTGGCCGGCGCCGTCACCGCGACCGGACTGGCCGCCACCGCGCTGGTCGCCCCGTGGACGGCCCGCCTCGTCGACCGGTACGGCCAGCGCCGCGTCGCCCGGCCCGCCGCCGCACTGGCCGCCTGCGGCGCCCTCGCGCTGGTGGCCTGCGTCCACCTCGGCGCTCCGGCCTGGACCCTCTTCGCGGCGTACGCGGCGACCGCCACCGTCCCGAACGCCGGAGCGATGGCCCGCGCCCGCTGGCAGGCCCTGCTCGGTGAGGACCCGGCCCGCAGGCACACCGCGAACTCCCTCGAGCAGGCGGTCGACGAGGTCTGCTTCATGGTCGGGCCCGCGCTCGCCGCCGTCCTGTGCACCTCGCTGTTCCCGGAGGCCGGCACCCTGACGGGGGTGGCACTGCTGGTCGGCGGCATCACCCTGTTCACCGCCCAGCGGGCCACCGAGCCCCGTCCGCACCCGCGCTCCGCCACGGGCCCGGCCGTCCCGCTCCGGCAGCCCGGCACCGCCCCGCTGCTCGCCGTCTTCCTCGCCACCGGGGTCGTCTTCGGCACCCTGGAGGTCACCACCCTCGCGTTCGCCGACGCGGCAGGCCACGCCGCGGCGGGCGGCCTGATCGTCGGCCTCCAGGCGGCGGGATCCTGCGTGGCCGGCCTGGTCTACGGGGCCCGCGCCCCGCTCGCCCCGCCCGCGGCCCGGCTGCCGGCGCTGCTGGCCCTGCTCGCCGGCGCCCTCGCCCTGCCCGCACTGGCCGCCACCACCGGCTCACCCACCGCGCTCGCCCCGGCGGTCCTGTGCGCGGGGACGGCCACCGCCCCGGTCATGATCACCGCGATGACCCTGGTCCAGCACCGCACCCCGCCGGCCCGCCTCAACGAGGGCCTCACCCTGGCCGTCACCGCCATCCTCACCGGCATAGCCCTGGGCTCCGCCCTCTCCGGCCCCCTGGCCGACCACTTCCCGCCCGGCACCGGCTACCTCCTCGCCCTCACCGCCGCCGGCTCGGCCGTCCCCCTCGCCAGGCTCCGCACCCTCCCGGCCCCTTCGGACCCCGTCCGGGCCGACGGTCTTCCCGCCGGCCCGTCCGGCGGCTGAGGACTCCGGCGGTCCGAGAACACCCGGGCCCACCGGACGGCCTCGGTTCCGCGGGCGGGAGGGGGCCGGAAACACGACGAAGCCCCCGGTCCGAGGACCGGGGGCTTCGCCTACATGGGAATTGTGGAGATGGCGGGAATCGAACCCGCGTCCAACGGTGCGGAACCAGGGCTTCTCCGAGTGCAGTTCGCTGCGATTTTCTCGGCCCCGGAGATCACGCGAACAAGTCTCCGACGGGCTCAGTCACTGTTTGGTTTCCCACCAGGCCCCGTGACCGGGTCTAGTGGTTTAGTCCCCTAGCTGATGCCAGGATCCGGGTCGGGAACAGCCCCGGGCTGACACTCCGCAGAGTCTTCGCGGCTACCTGAGATCAGGCAGCGAGAGCGAAGGCGGAGGAATCGCGCTTGGTGTTGGCGATTATTTTTTGCGACACGTGGTTTACGAGATCATTGCCGCTTCCTCGACTCGCTTCCCCTGCTTCGACATCCGCTGTCGAAACCGATCATCCCCATGTGGTGTTTTCAAAGTGGACCGGTGATCAGGATTCCGGCCCGGGTCGCCCCGTCCTGCGGGACATCTCCCATCGTACGTGACCAACGCACGACCGTGCCAGCCTGTTCCCGACGGCCCGGCCGGCGGGCGGATCAGGCGCGCTGCTGGCGGCGGACCGCCGAGATGGCGCGCTCGGTCTCGCGACGGTCCTGCTTCTCGCGCAGGGTCTGCCGCTTGTCGTACTCCTTCTTGCCCTTGGCCAGCGCGATCTCGATCTTGGCGCGGCCGTCCTTGAAGTACAGGGCGAGCGGCACGATGGTGTGGCCGGTCTCCTGGGACTTCGACTCCAGCTTGTCGATCTCCTCCCGGTGCAGCAGCAGCTTGCGCTTGCGGCGCGCCGAGTGGTTGGTCCAGGTCCCCTGGCTGTACTCGGGGACGTGGACGTTGTGCAGCCACGCCTCGTGCCCGTCGAGCTGGACGAAGCCGTCGGCGAGGGAGGCCCGGCCCTGTCGCAGCGACTTCACCTCGGTACCGGTGAGGACCAGTCCGGCCTCGTAGGTGTCGATGATGAGGTAGTCGTGGCGCGCCTTCTTGTTCTGGGCGATGAGCTTGCGCCCTTTTTCCTTAGCCATAGTCCCGCCATCTTCGCATCAGGAGGGGGACCCGAGGCCACTCAATACCGTCTCGGCCCGCTCGGAGGCGTCCCCCGCCCCGGCGTCCAGGTCGGGGGTGAGGCCGCGCCCGTCGAGGCCGCGGCCGGAGGGGGTGCGGTAGTGGCCGACGGTCAGCTCGGCGACGGAGCCGCCGGGCAGCCGGGTCGGCATCTGCACGGACCCCTTGCCGTAGGTGCGGCTGCCGACGACCACCGCGCGGCCCCGGTCCTGGAGCGCCCCGGCCAGCAGCTCGGCGGCGCTCATGGTGGCGCCGTCGACCAGCACCACCACGGGGCGCCCGGTGTCGCCGCCGGGGCGGGCGTGCAGGGCGCGCGGCTCGCCGCGTACGTCGTAGGTGGCGACGAGGCCCCCGTCGAGGAGGGCGGAGGCGGCGGTGACGGCCTCGCTGACCAGGCCGCCGGAGTTGCCGCGCAGGTCCAGGACGAGGCCGGCCCGGGCGGGGGCGGCGGCCAGCGCGGAGCGCACCTCGGCGCCGGAGCCCTTGGTGAAGGCCGTGACCTTGATCCGGACCGCACCGTGCGGCAGCCGGCCCACCGTGACGGACTCGGTGTGCAGGCGGGCCCGGCTCAGCGTGTGGACACGGGCGCGGCCGGAGCGTTCGGTGGCGAGGACGACCTGGCTGCCGGGGACGGCGTCGGCGCCGCCGCGCAGCAGGCGGACCACCTCGGTGCTGGGCAGGCCGGTGACGCTGCGGCCGTCGATGGCGCGGAGCAGGTCGCCGGGGCGTATCCCGGCGCGGTCGGCGGGGCCGGACTCCTGGACACGGGCGACCTCGGCGGCGCCGTCGGCGCGGGCGCGGACGCGGAGGCCGACTCCGGTGTACCGGCCGTCGAGGGCCTGCTCGAAGGCGGCGTACTCCTCCGGATCGTAGACCGTGCCCCAGCGGTCGCCGGAACGGCTGACCGCCTCGGCGGCGGCGTCGGCGCCGGACTTGCCGTCGGCCTCGGCACGGGCGGCGGCCTCGACGACGGCGTCGTGGGCGGCGGCGGGGGCCTGGGCGGCGGCGTGGCCGGCGGCCGGGCTCTCGTCGCCGGGGAGGCCGCAGGCGAGCTGGGCGGCCGCGACACCGGTGACGACCAGGGTCAGGGCCACCGCCCCGCGGCGGCTGCCCCGGGGCCGGGAGAATGCG
Coding sequences within it:
- a CDS encoding LysR family transcriptional regulator; its protein translation is MSPPEPAPRLLRAFLAVAEELHFTRAAARLYVAQQALSRDVRRLEAELGTELLLRSTRRVELTADGERLLPYARRVLAAHEELAAAFGQARPLLVDVNSPGLVFERVLEHARRLVPDLEVMARYESGLTGAALEIAAGRLDASFGRWAGLEPALRDQLGHQPVRLEPMAVVLPEDHPLADRAEVPLGALAGESVYAGAGNPRTPEWTGLAHELFAGRGIRVSPPAPLAVGREEFERVMAKYRHPVLAVVDFPAMPGCVLRPLTDPVPLSPVSLVWRKGLRHPALDAVRTAAATLARDEQWLEAPPGSWLPEADRQSMGQP
- a CDS encoding MFS transporter codes for the protein MPSLPALRRRPALPASTTRCAVSGHTLVLAAPPRPPESGPPGPPPPRRPRRGPGPPGHRARRPDASGPGAPESGRPSYPALLRLPGAAAFTLGGLLARLPAGMFSVSAVLMIAASRGSYALAGAVTATGLAATALVAPWTARLVDRYGQRRVARPAAALAACGALALVACVHLGAPAWTLFAAYAATATVPNAGAMARARWQALLGEDPARRHTANSLEQAVDEVCFMVGPALAAVLCTSLFPEAGTLTGVALLVGGITLFTAQRATEPRPHPRSATGPAVPLRQPGTAPLLAVFLATGVVFGTLEVTTLAFADAAGHAAAGGLIVGLQAAGSCVAGLVYGARAPLAPPAARLPALLALLAGALALPALAATTGSPTALAPAVLCAGTATAPVMITAMTLVQHRTPPARLNEGLTLAVTAILTGIALGSALSGPLADHFPPGTGYLLALTAAGSAVPLARLRTLPAPSDPVRADGLPAGPSGG
- the smpB gene encoding SsrA-binding protein SmpB, with protein sequence MAKEKGRKLIAQNKKARHDYLIIDTYEAGLVLTGTEVKSLRQGRASLADGFVQLDGHEAWLHNVHVPEYSQGTWTNHSARRKRKLLLHREEIDKLESKSQETGHTIVPLALYFKDGRAKIEIALAKGKKEYDKRQTLREKQDRRETERAISAVRRQQRA
- a CDS encoding S41 family peptidase; protein product: MSGLSAFSRPRGSRRGAVALTLVVTGVAAAQLACGLPGDESPAAGHAAAQAPAAAHDAVVEAAARAEADGKSGADAAAEAVSRSGDRWGTVYDPEEYAAFEQALDGRYTGVGLRVRARADGAAEVARVQESGPADRAGIRPGDLLRAIDGRSVTGLPSTEVVRLLRGGADAVPGSQVVLATERSGRARVHTLSRARLHTESVTVGRLPHGAVRIKVTAFTKGSGAEVRSALAAAPARAGLVLDLRGNSGGLVSEAVTAASALLDGGLVATYDVRGEPRALHARPGGDTGRPVVVLVDGATMSAAELLAGALQDRGRAVVVGSRTYGKGSVQMPTRLPGGSVAELTVGHYRTPSGRGLDGRGLTPDLDAGAGDASERAETVLSGLGSPS